The window ATTCAGAGGTTCCAGTTATGGTTTTCCCATCCTATGCCTGTGACAGACATTACTAATCAATCATGCCTTTTTCTACCTATTAATCTTAGCTGTGACCTCATAGTTCTCAAGATGGCACTCCAGGCAGCCTTTACCAATCAATAGCCATTGGCACGTGGGATGAGACGTACATACCAGCCCCAACTTGGGCTTCTTGCCATGGATCTCCAGTTCTTCTTGCAGCAAAAGTATGTTGTGTAAAATACGACAGATATGAATCAGTCAGTGGCTTCTGACTTCATTCTGGTGGGGCTCTTCAGCCGCTCAGGGTCACCTCAGCTACTGTTCTTCCTGGTGGCTGTCATGTTTATCATGGGGCTTCTGGGCAACACCACTCTGCTCTTCCTGATCTGCGTGGACTCCCGGCTCCACACACCGATGTATTTTCTGCTCAGTCAGCTCTCCCTGTTTGATGTTGGCTTCCCCCTGGTCACCATCCCCAAGATGGCCTCAGACTTTCTGCAAGGAGAAGGTTCCATCTCCTTTGGGGGTTGTGCAGCTCAGATATTCTTCCTCACGCTGATGGGTGTGGCTGAGGGCATCCTGTTGGCCCTCATGTCCTATGACCGTTATGTGGCTGTGTGCCACCCGCTGCAGTATTCTCTGCTCATGAGGCGCCAGATGTGCCTGCTCATGGTGATCTCCTCCTGGCTGGCGGGTGTGCTCAATGCCTGCATCCAGACCTCCATCACTCTGCACTTCCCCTACTGTGCCTCGCACACCGTGGACCACTTCTTTTGTGAGGTTCCTGCGCTGCTGAAGCTCTCCTGTGCGGACACCTCCACCTATGAACTGGCGCTGTCCACCTCGGGAGTGCTGATCCTGGTGCTTCCCCTTTCCCTCATTGCCACTTCCTATGGCCACGTGTTGGGGGCTGTTCTACGTATGCGCTCAGAGGAGGCCCACCACAAGGCCTTCACCACCTGCTCTTCACACATCACAGCAGTGGGACTCTTCTATGGAGCAGCTGTGTTCATGTACATGGTCCCGGGTGCCTACCACAGCCCACACCAGGACAACATGGTCTCCCTGTTCTACAGCCTTATCACCCCCACACTCAACCCCCTCATATACAGCCTGAGGAACCGGGAAGTGTGGATGGCTTTGGTCAAAGTTCTCCGCAGACCTGGGCTCAGGGCAAAGTGATAATCACAGAGGGAGCTGCGGGTGTGATCTTAGTGGTCCTCCATTCCACCCATCTCACCCAAGTACCAATTTATGGTGCAGCTGCTAAGGCCTTAGATCCAAGGCTAAGTGTCTGCCCAGCTTCTTCCCATCCCTTGAGGAGTTGGGTTCATGTTTTCTCGCATGGACTTGTGGAAAGCAATAGTAGCAGTcctgtattaaaaagaaatatacttttaGTGTATTCTTGCCCTATTTTTAGCACTATTTACATGAATAGAAGGGGGACTTCCAttcatggctcagacggtaaagaaattgcctgcaatgcaggagactcaggttccatccctgggtcgggaagacaccctggagaagagaatggttacacactccagtattcttacctgcagaCTTCcatgagaagcctggcaggctacagttcatggggtcacaaagagtctgacatgactgagtgactaacacacatgcatgAATGGAAGACCCTACTTTGTAAACTTGAAATTTCCTTGTTATTGAATTGATAATTATACTAGTAATAATTAACGTTTTTGACCAATTGATCTACTGAGTAAATGTTATTTTGTCCTCATGACAGCTTTTGAGATGTAGTGACTATGATGTGTTATGTGTAAGAAAAAAGActcaaaaagggaaaataaatcatCAGTGGTCAAACTTCCAGGAAGTGGCACAGCTGGGGCTTGAGCCCATGATGTTCTGATGCCAAACTATTGTGCTATTTGACTGCTAAGCAGTGATCTGTTACCTgccataggtgtgtgtgtatatgtataaagatGGAAAAACCATGCATatctccttaaaaaatgaaatatggagTGTTTCATTTGGAACCCTAAAAAGAAACTCCATCTTTGCTCTTAAGCCCAGCCTTGAAAACAGTTGTAAACAAGAGCAACTGAAACAAAAAAAGCCAAAGTGTAAATATTGAACATAAATCATTAGTCTGCTTCATGTTCATTAGACATCCAAACTTTATTTTGCCCTTGGTTAGATAACTAAAATAAgtgcttgatttttaaaaaatagatttaaaactatatatttcctaaagaaataatatttgcttttctctttatttcttcctgctttccttgatattcttttgttcttttaaaaagattcttcatttttaaaattaagttaaatactTTGCATGAGTTAAAAAATGTTTTCGGTGAAATATTTCTTCTcaatgatctgcctcttgagaaacctatatgcaggtcaggaagcaacagttaaaactggacatggaacaacagactggttccaaataggaaaaggagtacgtcaaggctgtatattgtcaccctgcttatttaacttctatgcagagtacatcatgagaaacgctgggctggaagaagcacaagctggaatccagattgccgggagaaat is drawn from Bos mutus isolate GX-2022 chromosome 7, NWIPB_WYAK_1.1, whole genome shotgun sequence and contains these coding sequences:
- the OR2Z1 gene encoding olfactory receptor 2Z1; translation: MNQSVASDFILVGLFSRSGSPQLLFFLVAVMFIMGLLGNTTLLFLICVDSRLHTPMYFLLSQLSLFDVGFPLVTIPKMASDFLQGEGSISFGGCAAQIFFLTLMGVAEGILLALMSYDRYVAVCHPLQYSLLMRRQMCLLMVISSWLAGVLNACIQTSITLHFPYCASHTVDHFFCEVPALLKLSCADTSTYELALSTSGVLILVLPLSLIATSYGHVLGAVLRMRSEEAHHKAFTTCSSHITAVGLFYGAAVFMYMVPGAYHSPHQDNMVSLFYSLITPTLNPLIYSLRNREVWMALVKVLRRPGLRAK